The Arachis hypogaea cultivar Tifrunner chromosome 14, arahy.Tifrunner.gnm2.J5K5, whole genome shotgun sequence genome has a segment encoding these proteins:
- the LOC112743992 gene encoding F-box/FBD/LRR-repeat protein At1g16930-like produces the protein MAPAISRVDRISALPDQILVHILSFLESKMVAATSILSSRWRDLWHSVPTVDLDDALFPDEEELFVRFAYAVILSRDVMQPILNFRLKSEYSLSAQCDVELWLNTAIQRKVERIELSPSIYSKIKLPFGILTCATLVVLKLANLTVDSISTVHLPALQTLYMDGVKFAKREYVDMILSGCPNIEDLQIESLKLYLKFRPLAVTFGNLIHMQFSVYDCIWWLLLRLLNSCPLLQILELRKEKKISTSL, from the exons ATGGCACCAGCCATATCAAGAGTTGATAGAATTAGTGCATTACCGGATCAGATTCTTGTTCACATCCTTTCTTTTTTGGAATCTAAAATGGTTGCAGCAACAAGCATTCTCTCGAGCAGGTGGAGAGATCTGTGGCACTCAGTTCCCACAGTGGACCTCGATGACGCACTCTTCCCGGATGAGGAAGAACTTTTTGTTCGCTTCGCGTACGCAGTTATACTCTCGCGAGATGTGATGCAACCCATTCTCAATTTCCGCCTCAAATCTGAGTATTCTTTAAGTGCTCAATGTGATGTAGAATTGTGGCTCAACACCGCCATACAACGTAAAGTTGAGAGGATTGAGCTGTCACCGTCCATTTATTCTAAGATAAAGTTGCCGTTTGGAATTCTGACATGTGCAACCCTTGTTGTTCTCAAGTTGGCAAACTTAACAGTGGACAGTATTTCAACAGTACACTTACCGGCTCTTCAAACTTTGTATATGGATGGGGTTAAATTTGCAAAACGTGAATATGTTGATATGATTCTCTCAGGATGCCCAAATATTGAGGACTTGCAAATCGAATCTCTCAAATTGTATCTAAAGTTCAGACCTCTTGCCGTCACTTTCGGCAATCTAATTCACATGCAGTTCTCTGTGTATGATTGTATATGGTGGTTGCTACTTAGACTGCTCAACTCTTGTCCCTTGCTTCAAATTCTTGAACTGAGAAAG GAGAAAAAGATATCGACAAGTTTGTAG